The genomic region TTTTCGATTTTTGTAAACTACGTAGAtccaattttaacaaattaaatgaaagggactaaaatctcaatttttgaaaactaaaagaGTGAAATTCAGAATAAGACCCTTTTCTAGAAGTAATTGAATGAGAGATGTCAGGGAAGCTTACGGTAACCTTCCTTTTCTCTCTATAAATACCCGTAGGGTAGGGTTTTCCCAAggctaaaaacaaaaacaaaatttgggcttttactttactttcttttttcttcattttctgtCAAGTGTCACAGGGTTGGGTTGAAGTCGATAGGGATGAAGAACGGGGTTGTTTTTCAGAGGAACGTTTGCTGGGTGGGTCGATGAAAGTGAAAGGTATCGAACCTGCAGTCATTCAGCCAAAACTACATTTTCATTATACGCCTTTATATAATTTCCTTGATAAAATGATGAAGCGAAAGGGTTGATGGGAATGTTGTTTGGCTCGAGGTCATTTAGGGTTCGTCTAATATCTACATGTGCATACATACATAGCCCTATATGATGTCGGACCAGGCTTCATTCCCATCAACCAAACACTTCCCCTCGTCTCATCTGATCGTGTCCGACTCATGAGATGGATCTTGGCCGGTTTGAGAGGTAATTTTTTTAGGCAGAACAAAtcactttgttttttctttcttctatgGGGTTTATCATGCATGCCAATCCTTTTAACCGACTTTTTCACTTGTCTAAACTTGTTCTAACAAACAAATGAGAAGATGCCGTTGACTTTTTTTTGCGTTGACCcatcataattcataattatttgtttatatgatttttttgacacaatacttaaaacTATCCATAGTTTCTCTTCAAtccataaatagaaggataatatgCTTTATCAGACTTAAATCCGTACGTGTCTTTTTACATTAGCAAAAATACCTAttcaaattctaattaaaactaaaacttaaaTGGCATTGTTATCTATCAGTAATATACATACTACTTTGTCACATTCAACAAGAGCTTATACATTTGTGATTTTGATTTAGGTAAGTAGAGaatgaaatattataattgaaataaatatatatatatatatatatataaatgcatcaAAATTATTGAAACGCATGCGGTTCAAagagtaaaataattaataaaacttttaactttatttttattcaggtaaattttatattcttattatgttaaaataaactCGTAATATTTTAGGTTATATTCGAAGAATAAGcctataatatttaatttaactgttttttttgaaaaatgattaatACTCATTTTCATTTGGTAACCAAGAATTAGGGTtcgaatggaaaagaaaataaagaacatgTATAAGAAGGTAGTGACgtctttaatcaatttattagaAATCTTATCATATGTATATGAGTAGTAATacacaataaataatgaaaggtatggttaaaattaattaattataaaagtacaTGAAATTATACTATATTAACCGACATAGGTTCAAATTCcaccatatgcatattttaattaatttttgttgaaatggaaagactaaaatacccttaaataGTAGGGGTGGTGTTCGAtcgaatcaaataaaaaaattttgagttaatcgagttgatgaataaaatacttattaaaTAGTATAGGATAAATAATATAAGTGCGGTTGGGCTCTAATAGGTTTTGAGATATTATTGGACTAATTTTTAAACAATGTTGGGTTTTATCTCTATAGAATGTGCAGGTGACCCACAAAGTTTTggtatttttaggatttttttaggtttttttattgaaaaagtgatgcgtttaattttttttttctttttacatttgtgataattttttatcactttaatttttatatttaaaatttaatcaacttattttttaataaaaatgtgatcaaattattattatggctgcgctgatttttaaaattttatgaagtaCACTTATCACACAACAACCACGcctctgttaaaattttagtgatCTAGTCGGTGACGAAATTAAGGGGACTGACAGGGCTCCGGTCCCccgtaaaataaattttttttcatatggttcatttaagatttttaaaattttaaattaataaaggtaaaattacattttggccccactaaaaatataaaaaattgatttaattttttaaaaattataaagatatgatctattaaaatgatgaaattacattttctatcataaaattacaatttattttcgCTCTTCTTAACAAACTTGTCTAGTTTCGCCCTTGGATCTAGTCAATGTTTTTgtctaaaaatataacaatttgaatatgttttaaAGTGATGTATAAAAAAGATAGggattaaaaagataaaaggtAAATATTAGATgataaattgattattatgctatttgatttataattaatatttatattatgatgaataattaggttgtgaaatttttattttgaaaaaatctatattttctttaaataaataaataaatcatattctATTACTTTCAACCGTCTAACTCTAATTGCGAACCTCAAATTACATGTTAGTTTGTATAGTTTGATTTGAATGTCCATGTATTTGGTTTTGTGTTGATACAGGGTACTAGCGGTGGTGACAAAAGTAGGGAAAAATCCCCTAGTCTAGTAGAAGAGAGGAAGAAGGTAATAAAGATAAATCCTTTCTAGTTTCGAGGTAACGAAGATAGGTTCCTTTTTTAGTACTTAAATtagattatttatattataattatatataacacTTTGTTTAACAGTAAATCAATTTGCTTGAATTAGCCTATCTTCTTCTGCATTTTCtcttaactatatatataattgatcaAGACCAagattcaaataataacaaaggaaaCTTCAAGTTTAACAATCCCAACAACAGAGCTCAAATCACATCCagttacatatacatatatttatatatatatgaaacccACCACTCCATTAATTCAAGGTTTTTCTGTCTGGTTCTTTTTGTCAGATTTATGTTCTTTCTGATTCTTCAAGTCCTTCACATAAGtcttatcttcttcttctttgtgtTTCAGATTACTGTGGTATATTATAAAGCTATGCCGGCTATCGAAATCCTTGACAAAGTTCTCAGAATCCATAGCCGAAGCTTCATCTTGATGTAAAAGGCCCTGGATTGCTTCTGGTATGGGCTGATCCTTCATTACACTTTTCCAATAATCCCTTGGTTCCTTTCTTGCATGGTTGAGGTTTCCATACtatatattcaataaaaaaaagatcaaaCACACATGAAAAGATTGATAAATACAAACTAAATGAAAACTTCATGGGAACATAATAAAGAAACTGGGTAATTTTTTTCACTAGATCAGTTGCTGACCACTAAGATTACACATGAAATACTGCTTACCAGGAGAAAAGAgcagaaaatgaagaaaaaaaagagagtctTCATGTCATTGGTAGCCTGTTGAAGCTGAGTTAGATTGTTTTTGCTGTTGTGTGTTGTAGCTGCTAAAAACTCCCTAACCCCATTTTATAGGCCATTTGCAGAGGACAATAAAGTGATTTCTTTTATTCTACTTCACCGTTTTATAGAAAGAAACAAGTAAAACAAATAGCATGTGTAAGTTAATTAAGCTAAGCCTTCGTTGCTAAGGGTTATGTGTCAACTAATTGTACTTATGTTTTCATgccttttgattaaattaagcAATTTGTGGTCTCATTTTTAAATGATGCTTCCATTTAGAGAGTGATGATGTACcaaacactaattaattaaggGAGGTTGTTAAGGACcagaaaatcttttttttttattgttttattgacTTAATAATTCCCATTCGCTTAAATaagatttatttcaattttggttCTTGTGATAACATGGCATTCTAAGATTCTTGAAACATCATCATCTAAATTTTTATGTGACACGTTATACatgaccaaaatttaaaaaaattgtcaagttCCAAAACTAACGTGAGAAAAGTTACTAAGTTCTAAGATTAACGTGGACAAAAAAGTTTAAAGACTAGATGTTGCTTTATACCttaataaattagttattaGGTAAGATACAATATAgaaatgttgaaatttaaatataggtGAGTATTTGATACACTAACAATATACTTTTTTGTTCCACAAGTAGTCTTAAAAAATTGGCAtgtatattttttctaaaataattattttataaataatttactataAGATACATGTCAACTCGTGACTCTCcttataaagtctaaaaatttcaCTAATCATATGTCATTAATATTGAAGGTGGGTTTCTTTGTTCTCAACTTTTGCATGATCCTATTGTTGATTCTCAACTGACCAGCTACAAAAGACTAAACAACAAAGTGCAGTGGGAATTGGCTGACACTGTGAACAAagattgaaaaaagaaaaatgggagaaaatttttcaaagagaTTAGATAGCATCCAGGCTTAAAGTCAAACTTGATACACTGTTTTCCATTTTGTGCTTATGAAAGTGAATTTGTCTAGTTGCacctttttgtttatttgtttttggtttcCATGCTCAGAATCTTTCTCTTTAATCTTACATTTTTAATATGGTTATTAACTTCTTATGTA from Gossypium raimondii isolate GPD5lz chromosome 1, ASM2569854v1, whole genome shotgun sequence harbors:
- the LOC105786039 gene encoding organ-specific protein P4 — protein: MKTLFFFFIFCSFLLYGNLNHARKEPRDYWKSVMKDQPIPEAIQGLLHQDEASAMDSENFVKDFDSRHSFIIYHSNLKHKEEEDKTYVKDLKNQKEHKSDKKNQTEKP